Within the Aspergillus luchuensis IFO 4308 DNA, chromosome 5, nearly complete sequence genome, the region ATTCATCCCACCGCCATCGACCAGTGCTTGCAATTACACTGCGTTGCGGCATGTCGCGGTATTGCACCAGGGGTGGGTGTAGTTGGTGTTCCCTCGTATATTAGTGAGGTGTACCTAACGCACAGTAGCGAGACCATGTCGTTGGTGGTCAGTCCTACATCGTCTGGGCCTATGTCTGGTAGTTTAGGAGGAGATTCCCGCCTGATACGCAGTGATAGCAGCATCGCCCTATTCATGAGGGACGCCCGTTTCTTTGCGCTAGAAAGTGAAGGAGCGATCGTACGTAAAGAGCCGTTTCTCTGCTCTCACATGGATTACAAACCAGAGATCCGTCTCAATCGTACAAAAGGCTCAATCAGGCGCGCTGGTGTGGATACAGGACTAGAAACAACAGCTAGGCTTGCTGTTTTGGCTATTTTAGATTTTGATGTTCTGGTCCGTAATCTAACACCAACCGTGCCTCATATGACAAAGTATCAGCAGTGGATTCAGTCCGAGGCGCTTCGGATAAGAACTGAAGACTATCACAGCATTGAAGAGGCACGGGAATCCGCACGTATGAGTCCTGGTGAACGCCTCAGTCTATGGAAAGATCTACTTGACAAGGTTCCCGATCCGAGACTGTCGGAATTCTTTGCGGATGCACGATACTGTCTTGAATCAGAAATGGAGTCCCTTATGGTCGGGAAACAATCAGCAGCACAGTTACTAGCTCCTCGTGACTCGTGGAAAGACATATATGCCTACGCAGTGGATGATTTTGACTGGAATCAACTTTTCCGGCTCGCGGCACATTCTAGTCCTCAGCTGAGAATCCTTGAAATTGGCGCCGGAACAGGATCCGCCACGGTGGCTGCATTGAGAGCTCTAGTCGATGCGAGTGGAGAACGGACCTTCGCCAGATATGTTGTGACGGATGTCACGCCTGGGTTTTTGATACCATTGCAGGAAAAGCATGGGAATCAGTTGGAATATGCGGTCCTTGACATATCGCTGTCACCTGCAGACCAGGGTTTCGAGGTTGGAGGCTTCGATTTGGTTATCGCATCCAATGTAATACATGCTACGCCAAGTTTGCACGAAACTCTCATGAATGTGAAGACACTACTGAGGCCTGGCGGCTGGTTTTTCCTTCATGAGCTATCTGCTGGTACGATCAATTTGCCCTCATTTCAAGCGCCTGCTAACTCTTAATGGCCAGACGTACCTTATGTTGACTGGGTTATGGTATGTATACCTTGTTTCATTCTTACTCCACGGCGCTGGAGTTGGTTATAAGGGGGAACGGTTAACTTCTCGAACAGGGGACCCTTCCCGGATGGTGGTTAGGCGATTCAGACCAGCGTGTCGATCGACCTTATGTCAAGGTTGATAGATGGAAGAACGAACTTATCAAGGCAGGCTTCCTGGAGATGGAAGACTTTGTGTATGACGAAGACTTTCCATTCCAAATGTCTGCCACCATGATAGCAAGGAGCGCGCCATCCAAGCCATCGATTCCTGTAATCAGCCTCCTCGGAACGCTGCAAACCCAGAAGCACCCGTGGGCAGCGGTCATTGAAAAGAAGCTTTCCTACAATGGGTATGATGCGGAATGGTGTATATTCGGCGGCGATGTTAAAGAAGGTGTTGTTATTTCCCTACTTGATCTTGATGGTCCTTTCCTTTATGACCTGTCGGACGAGTCGTTCTCAAACCTTCGGGGTTATCTGTCATTTGCCCGCCGCACACTCTGGGTCACCCGGCTTTCTCAGAAGACGTGCTCAGATCCCCGCTATGGACTTATACAGGGATTTGGCCGTACCATCCGAGCTGAGACTGGCATGGATTTCAGGACCCTCGAGATCGACGACTTTAATGATACTACTGCAGACCTCTTAGTCCGCGTGTTTAACGAATTTCTCGATGAGAAAGCCAATCCGTCTGGCAGAGATTATGAATACACCATTGAAGACAGCATTGTATATACAACAAGATGCAACGGTCTATCAAAAGAAAATCAGCTGGAAGTTGAAGGCAACTGTGgacccctccgcctccatccTGGAGTACGCGGTGTCTTAGATACGCTCCAgtgggtggaagaagaacgacAGATGAGCCTGAAGCAGAATGAGGTCGAAGTGGAGATGAGGTTTCTTAGCTTAAACTTCAAGGATCTCATGTTCGCCTTGGGCCTACTCGTGACCGATCTTCCTTTGGGTCTAGAGGGCAGCGGTGTTGTCCGCAGAGTAGGCTCGGAAGTGGTTGACTTGCACGCAGGAGACGCCGTGATCGTCATTCAGCAGGGCACATTCAAAACCCGACTAATCGCGCAGGAAACGAACTGCATGCGTATCCCAGACGATATATCGCTCGAGCAGGCCTCTGCGATGCCCTGTGTCTACGCAACAGCGATTTATTCCCTATTGACAATAGGCAATTTGAACAAAGGACAGGTGAGATGATGATTAATACTCCGAGAGGCAGGCTCTTCTAATCTTTATACCGCAGACTGTGCTCGTTCATTCAGCTTGTGGCGGAGTTGGGCTAGCAGCGATCGACATATGCCGCATGGTTGGTGCTGAGGTATGTCTGTCTCCTTTTCACCTCAATAGACCAACGCTCATTGATTTGTAGATCTATGCCACTGTTAGCAGCGAAGAAAAGATCCAGTTCCTGATGAAGAACTTCAATATTTCACGAGATCGAATATTCGACTCTCGAAGTGTCTCATTTCGCAGTGGCGTTCTGGCTGCTACAAACGGACGTGGTGTAGACCTTGTCCTGAACTCGCTGGCAGGCGAACTTCTGCATGCATCTTGGGACTGCGTAGCCCCAATGGGCAAGATGATTGAGATTGGAAAACGTGACATGCTAGAGCATGGGAAGCTGGAGATGGTGCACTTTGCAAATAACCGCTCGTTCTTTGGTGTTGATTTGAGTGAGATGCTCGATGACTATCCAGATCTGGTTCGGGGGTATGTTTCGAATCCCGTACTGACACTGAATACCTGTGCTAATGTCGTATAGTTCTATCAATGAGATGTTTAGCTACTGCCAAGAAGGGCGTTTACAGGCGCAATTGTTTCCACGGCTGTTCGAGGCAGACGATATCGCCAGTGCATTCCGACATATGCAGACAGGCCGGCACATTGGTAAGATAGTGGTAAAAATGCCAGAAGTGCCTCACAGTCTCAAATACAAACCCATTGAGAAGAGGTACATCTTCCCTCCTACAAAGTCGTATCTGCTggttggtggatttggtggcaTCGGTCGAGTACTAGCGACATGGATGGTCACCAACGGCGCCAGACATTTGGTCATAATGTCCCGATCTGCAGGCCAATCCGAGTCTGATCAAGCCTACGTCAAGGAGCTCGAAAGCCAGGGCTGCACAGTGGCTGTAGTCCACGGCAGTGTCGAAGACGCAGATAGCGTCGAGCAAGCAGTGTCTGCCAGTGAGCATGAACTCGCAGGAGTCGTCAACCTCTCCTTAGTACTACGGGTAAACCTCCCAATTTACCAATCGATCCTGGAAGACATGCTGAAACTGCCCAACTGCAAAAGGACGAGCTCTTTGCGAACATGTCATACGCGCAATGGATCGCACCCCAAGGCCCGAAGATCCGTGGCACATGGAACCTACACAACGTCTGTTCCGGAAAACAGCTCGACTTCTTCGTTCTCTTCAGCTCCGTTGTAGGAACATCCGGCAACCCAGGCCAATCCAACTACGGCGCAGCGAACACCTTCGTCGACGCCTTCGTAACCTACCGTCGCTCTCTAGGCCTCCCAGCAACCCGCGTCACTCTCGGTGCcgtcgaagaagtcggcAATTTCAGTCGCAACACACGGCTAGTCGAGCTCTTCCAAACACAGTCCCGCTTCTCCCTCTCAGAGCAAGAAGTCATCGACGCATTCCGTCTCGCCCTACcacacaccaacaccaccaccgatcctccctccctcatcccctccccactaGACATAATGGTTGGGATAACCTCCTTCCTCAACCCCGACCAAATGGAAATAAACAACAGCAAAGCCTCATTCGAGCAAGACGTGCGCTtcaacatcccatccctaaTGCGAACCAGCAAAGCCGAAGCGCACAATCAAGAAGCCGAcgttctcctccgcctcttcgAAGCCATCGCCAACGACCCTTCCTTCCTGAACGACCCGAAATGCGAGAGCACCATTATCCGCGAACTCGGGAAACGCGTCGGCAATTTCTCGGCGCAGGCCGGACTCGACGAGAAGCAGATCGCTAGTTTCCCTATCGACTCGCTCATGGGGCTGGAAGTTAAGTATTGGATTCGACGTAGCTTGGATCTGGAAACATCTGTTCTTGAGATCTCGCAGGCGAAGACTGTCGCTGGTGTAGCGGCGCTGGTTATGAAGGGGCTACGGACGAAGTATGGAATTAGTGCTGAGGATGCAGTTGCAGTTGCTGATAGTGGAACTAGCTAGACCGCTCCAACAATGTTgagcaggcaggcaggcaagcTGGGTGGGACGATGTGAGGACAAAAGGcggtgtgtgtgggtgaaggtggtgtgATGTGGTGCTTGTGGGGCCCATGGGGCAGTTTCCAGAATGTGGGGCCAATTTgctgtttgtttgctttgttttgtttgggaAGCGCTCACTCAACAAGTACACGGTCGCTGAGTGTGGTCTGATTTCATCCCTTACTTACTCCCTCGTTTGGAACAGTTTCGTTAGAAAGAAATGAGATTGCTTTGATGCTTCTCACATCTCTATCCGGTACAAAAATCCCCATC harbors:
- a CDS encoding type I iterative PKS (COG:Q;~EggNog:ENOG410QD7U;~InterPro:IPR016036,IPR016035,IPR016039,IPR042104, IPR014030,IPR011032,IPR013968,IPR001227,IPR032821, IPR014031,IPR014043,IPR020807,IPR020843,IPR020841, IPR029063,IPR036291,IPR013217;~PFAM:PF16197,PF00109,PF08659,PF13489,PF02801, PF00698,PF13649,PF13602,PF14765,PF00107,PF00106,PF08242, PF08241;~SMCOG1022:Beta-ketoacyl synthase;~antiSMASH:Cluster_5.14;~go_function: GO:0016491 - oxidoreductase activity [Evidence IEA];~go_function: GO:0016740 - transferase activity [Evidence IEA];~go_function: GO:0016746 - transferase activity, transferring acyl groups [Evidence IEA]), whose translation is MAIDNGSEHVVEASAIHIEDVGEQPHPEQPPAAPWSQVDQLPSGSLPPIAIVGMGMRFPGNIRTAEEFWSLLVEKRSALGEVPPGRYHGDSFYHPTRPHEIKTKHGYFLQEEYLGKVDKDFVGKPSEAGSLDPQQRLLLEVVWECMENAGQIDWRGRDIGCFVGSFGEDWLEITSKDTQYIDRFRAMGTGDFAFANRISFEFDLKGPSITYKTACSSSLVALHQACQAIYSGDCSTAIVGGSSIIFSPTMSVTMSDNLVLAPDGRCKTFDASADGYGRGEGINAIFIKPLDAAIRDGDPIRAIIRSTATNSDGKTPNISTPDRESQETLIRKAYSRAGISDPCQTALFECHGTGTTIGDVTETQAVTSIFGEKGIFLGAVKPNVGHMEGASGLTSVIKAVLCLEHRQIPPNIYFETPHPQSKFLGIENPYQSLRLTHIVPFQQGKLEVPIDTVPWPEDREARVSVNSFGIGGANAHVILDAFQPRDTILAPRKQPNQILALSAWGANALNKKIEQLQSYIDQHPHKLGDVAFTFGSRRDHLSHRAFVVTDGDSVNADAFQRRHLPELQASELIFAFTGQGSQWSGMARGLIEAYSQFSSDLQIMDNTLKGLPIPPKWLLHDTLMNGDQTTMDRAECSQPLCTAIQLAMVNLLASCDIHPSKVIGHSSGEIAAAYASGAISMETAIILAYYRGQVSSQSEGKGAMMAVGMNPKQVSSYITGGVVVACYNSPESVTLSGDKASLEDVASRIRSETPDTLMKMLPVQVAYHSSHMMFAAAHYEELIRPYVSCRPKLAAQMFSTMTGQEIQNTNQLDAAYWRANLESPVQFTAAMGAALKSTSELLQPLVLEIGPHSALSGPIRQISKDVDITNTYCPTVVRGEESTSTFLKAVGQAYLHGSRVRFAAVNGSGTCIKDFSPYPWQYDDLGWSESRPPRQWRLRKFPHHELLGSRTLESGDLEPCWRNILRLDEVPWIWDHNVSGQIVFPCAGYIAMVAEAARQFTGSDKILLRNILIRNALLLEPSLEYELLTSLRPVTVNDLVESSWFDFTVCSYDGNSWKKHCSGQVKSGTLSDPPPPSRTAVFSRPLSSPYLYRQLKKAGLKYGTSFQGLHDITASPSSYEAAATVEDDPSLHSDHYLIHPTAIDQCLQLHCVAACRGIAPGVGVVGVPSYISEVYLTHSSETMSLVVSPTSSGPMSGSLGGDSRLIRSDSSIALFMRDARFFALESEGAIVRKEPFLCSHMDYKPEIRLNRTKGSIRRAGVDTGLETTARLAVLAILDFDVLVRNLTPTVPHMTKYQQWIQSEALRIRTEDYHSIEEARESARMSPGERLSLWKDLLDKVPDPRLSEFFADARYCLESEMESLMVGKQSAAQLLAPRDSWKDIYAYAVDDFDWNQLFRLAAHSSPQLRILEIGAGTGSATVAALRALVDASGERTFARYVVTDVTPGFLIPLQEKHGNQLEYAVLDISLSPADQGFEVGGFDLVIASNVIHATPSLHETLMNVKTLLRPGGWFFLHELSADVPYVDWVMGTLPGWWLGDSDQRVDRPYVKVDRWKNELIKAGFLEMEDFVYDEDFPFQMSATMIARSAPSKPSIPVISLLGTLQTQKHPWAAVIEKKLSYNGYDAEWCIFGGDVKEGVVISLLDLDGPFLYDLSDESFSNLRGYLSFARRTLWVTRLSQKTCSDPRYGLIQGFGRTIRAETGMDFRTLEIDDFNDTTADLLVRVFNEFLDEKANPSGRDYEYTIEDSIVYTTRCNGLSKENQLEVEGNCGPLRLHPGVRGVLDTLQWVEEERQMSLKQNEVEVEMRFLSLNFKDLMFALGLLVTDLPLGLEGSGVVRRVGSEVVDLHAGDAVIVIQQGTFKTRLIAQETNCMRIPDDISLEQASAMPCVYATAIYSLLTIGNLNKGQTVLVHSACGGVGLAAIDICRMVGAEIYATVSSEEKIQFLMKNFNISRDRIFDSRSVSFRSGVLAATNGRGVDLVLNSLAGELLHASWDCVAPMGKMIEIGKRDMLEHGKLEMVHFANNRSFFGVDLSEMLDDYPDLVRGSINEMFSYCQEGRLQAQLFPRLFEADDIASAFRHMQTGRHIGKIVVKMPEVPHSLKYKPIEKRYIFPPTKSYLLVGGFGGIGRVLATWMVTNGARHLVIMSRSAGQSESDQAYVKELESQGCTVAVVHGSVEDADSVEQAVSASEHELAGVVNLSLVLRDELFANMSYAQWIAPQGPKIRGTWNLHNVCSGKQLDFFVLFSSVVGTSGNPGQSNYGAANTFVDAFVTYRRSLGLPATRVTLGAVEEVGNFSRNTRLVELFQTQSRFSLSEQEVIDAFRLALPHTNTTTDPPSLIPSPLDIMVGITSFLNPDQMEINNSKASFEQDVRFNIPSLMRTSKAEAHNQEADVLLRLFEAIANDPSFLNDPKCESTIIRELGKRVGNFSAQAGLDEKQIASFPIDSLMGLEVKYWIRRSLDLETSVLEISQAKTVAGVAALVMKGLRTKYGISAEDAVAVADSGTS